A window of the Sphaerobacter thermophilus DSM 20745 genome harbors these coding sequences:
- a CDS encoding sortase has translation MAGVVLSALALGGCSPPVTVTIGKPAETPAVMLGDPPTTGTRGMAESSGQSAAPATGHLFTGWASLSQGVLRTPPATSLEIPALGISVPVEQVPSAIIDGVWQWPVPAHSAAHHLGTANPGEPGNIVLSGHVVTNDGPGVFAPLLQAAPGHEITLRSDAGTFTYRVESVTVVPETDTSVFLQVPFERLTLITCVPDGVYNDRVVVVARPVTAPTARVP, from the coding sequence TTGGCAGGGGTCGTGCTCTCGGCGCTCGCGCTGGGCGGATGCAGCCCGCCGGTCACCGTCACCATCGGCAAACCCGCTGAGACGCCGGCGGTCATGCTCGGCGACCCACCGACCACGGGCACCCGTGGGATGGCCGAGTCCTCCGGGCAGTCGGCCGCTCCGGCGACCGGCCACCTGTTCACCGGCTGGGCGAGCCTCAGCCAGGGTGTCCTTCGGACGCCCCCGGCGACGAGCCTTGAGATCCCAGCGTTGGGGATCTCCGTCCCCGTGGAGCAAGTGCCGTCCGCCATCATCGACGGCGTGTGGCAGTGGCCGGTCCCCGCTCACAGCGCCGCCCACCACCTGGGCACGGCCAACCCGGGCGAGCCGGGGAACATCGTCCTCTCCGGCCACGTCGTGACCAATGACGGCCCAGGGGTGTTCGCACCGCTCCTCCAGGCCGCGCCCGGCCACGAGATCACCCTCCGAAGCGACGCCGGGACCTTCACCTACCGCGTCGAGTCGGTCACGGTCGTCCCCGAAACCGATACCAGCGTCTTCCTCCAGGTCCCATTCGAGCGCCTGACCCTCATCACCTGCGTCCCCGACGGGGTCTACAACGACCGCGTCGTCGTCGTGGCCCGCCCCGTCACCGCGCCGACGGCCCGGGTTCCCTGA
- a CDS encoding flagellar protein FliT has translation MGHLTTTPATTIDGMLAGILALAREQAHAARVGDWDTVNDLAARRDELTANLSAAETLNQPADAARERIAELFSAIKASDDEVTALVRREIERLAREMAEIRRGRAAASAYAREAGGARYDLVCRYG, from the coding sequence ATGGGACACCTGACCACCACCCCGGCCACCACGATCGACGGCATGCTGGCAGGCATCCTCGCGCTCGCCCGCGAGCAGGCGCACGCCGCCCGCGTGGGGGACTGGGATACCGTCAACGACCTCGCCGCCAGGCGAGATGAGCTGACGGCCAATCTGAGCGCCGCGGAAACCCTCAACCAGCCGGCAGATGCGGCACGGGAGCGCATCGCGGAACTCTTCTCCGCGATCAAGGCATCCGACGACGAGGTCACCGCACTCGTCAGGCGTGAGATCGAGCGGCTCGCCCGTGAGATGGCCGAGATCCGCCGTGGGCGTGCGGCCGCAAGCGCCTATGCCCGCGAGGCCGGCGGCGCCCGGTACGACCTGGTATGTCGCTATGGCTAG
- the fliS gene encoding flagellar export chaperone FliS, which yields MTMINPYDQYRRIATETADPVELVLMLYRGAIRNLEVAEAALERRDSSQAHESLVKTQNIVAELMGTLNLDAGELAHNLHRLYDYMQRRLLLANLRKDAAPAAEVRGMLTDLLATWEELAQRYRAARAVQPALVGVRGAA from the coding sequence ATGACGATGATCAACCCGTACGACCAGTATCGACGAATCGCCACTGAGACGGCGGACCCGGTGGAACTGGTGCTGATGCTCTACCGCGGCGCCATCCGGAATCTGGAGGTGGCCGAGGCCGCGCTGGAGCGGCGCGATTCGTCCCAGGCGCACGAGTCACTGGTGAAGACCCAAAATATCGTGGCCGAGTTGATGGGCACCCTCAACCTCGACGCCGGTGAACTCGCCCACAACCTCCACCGCCTCTACGACTACATGCAGCGGCGCCTGCTCCTGGCCAACCTGCGCAAAGATGCCGCCCCGGCCGCTGAGGTGCGTGGAATGCTGACCGACTTGCTGGCAACCTGGGAGGAGCTGGCGCAGCGGTACCGGGCAGCCAGGGCCGTCCAGCCGGCCCTGGTGGGTGTGCGCGGCGCAGCGTAA
- the fliD gene encoding flagellar filament capping protein FliD, protein MSIGGGFRVDGLISGLQTGDMIEQIMALERRPLLGLQRQQSQIRAKQAAWRDLASKVQALQTAIANLLNPATLSGNTVKIGTTNAPLTASASSSATPGTYSVLVSQLATSTVVRSTAPISADIDTTAPLATARLRAPVTAGTFSINGVSIAVDPEVDSLDDVLERINASGAGVTASVTIVDGRARLQISANTPGGALQLGSAGDTSNFLSMTQVLAAPRNGDSITGMASLTTVNTTAALADAGLAVPVTGRGTLTINGVAIDYDADVDSLSTLIARINASDAGVIASYDPLADRFQLQSKRTGSLTISLSDTGTLASALGIADPAAQTLGTNAAYSIDGGATWRYSTTNTVADAIPGVTLTFTGTTNDPATLTVGPDVDAAVAAVKKFVDQFNTVLSAIRTQTKYDATTQQAGLLSGDHGLLSVATTLRNRIVGMAVGLTGSYTLLGQVGLSFGKFGSAVGTTDNLQLDEAKLRAALTENPNAVFELFAAQPSARLTAAGDIVSVVGRPEGLPTGGRYEIESDGNGNLTARLYDAAGQLVSTTTGTITPGGTNTTLIPGLTLRASDTLTGAGSTLAVSNTEGILTGIDRYLREVLSDNGVFKLRDTGADAQLKQLDAQIRRLEDRLDMREASLIRQFAMLEQTLARMQAQSQALASQLMGLMAGASYR, encoded by the coding sequence ATGAGCATTGGTGGCGGGTTTCGGGTCGACGGATTGATCTCAGGGTTGCAGACCGGCGACATGATCGAACAGATCATGGCGCTGGAGCGCCGCCCACTGCTCGGCCTGCAGCGGCAGCAGAGCCAGATCCGGGCCAAGCAGGCAGCCTGGCGCGACCTCGCCTCCAAGGTCCAGGCGCTACAGACGGCCATCGCCAACCTGCTCAACCCGGCGACCCTCAGCGGAAACACGGTCAAGATCGGGACGACCAACGCGCCGCTCACCGCGTCGGCCTCGTCCAGCGCCACGCCCGGCACCTACTCGGTCCTCGTCTCCCAGCTCGCCACCAGCACCGTCGTTCGCAGCACCGCACCGATCTCGGCCGACATCGACACCACCGCCCCGCTGGCCACGGCCCGGCTGCGCGCTCCGGTCACCGCGGGGACGTTCTCGATCAACGGCGTCAGCATCGCCGTCGACCCCGAGGTCGACTCGCTGGACGACGTGCTGGAGCGCATCAACGCGTCCGGGGCCGGCGTCACCGCATCGGTGACGATCGTGGACGGCCGCGCGCGCCTCCAGATCAGCGCCAACACGCCGGGCGGTGCGCTCCAGCTCGGCTCCGCCGGAGATACGTCCAATTTTCTGTCAATGACTCAGGTACTGGCCGCTCCGCGCAACGGTGACTCGATCACCGGCATGGCCAGCCTCACGACGGTGAACACGACGGCCGCGCTGGCGGACGCGGGCCTGGCAGTGCCGGTCACGGGACGGGGCACGCTCACCATCAACGGGGTCGCGATCGACTACGACGCCGATGTCGACTCCCTGAGCACGTTGATCGCGCGGATCAACGCCTCCGACGCGGGGGTGATCGCCAGCTACGATCCGCTGGCGGACCGGTTCCAACTGCAGAGCAAGCGGACCGGCAGCCTGACGATCTCGCTGTCCGACACCGGCACGCTCGCCAGCGCCCTGGGCATCGCCGATCCGGCCGCGCAGACGCTCGGCACCAACGCCGCCTACAGCATCGACGGCGGAGCCACCTGGCGCTACAGCACCACCAACACCGTTGCCGACGCGATCCCGGGCGTCACGCTGACCTTCACCGGCACTACCAACGACCCGGCCACGCTCACCGTTGGGCCGGACGTCGACGCCGCCGTAGCGGCGGTCAAGAAGTTCGTCGACCAGTTCAACACGGTGCTCAGCGCGATCCGCACCCAGACGAAGTACGACGCGACCACCCAGCAGGCGGGGCTGCTCAGCGGCGACCACGGGCTGCTCTCGGTGGCGACGACGCTGCGCAACCGCATCGTGGGCATGGCCGTAGGACTCACCGGCAGCTACACGCTGCTGGGCCAGGTCGGCCTCAGCTTCGGGAAGTTCGGCAGCGCCGTCGGTACGACCGACAACCTGCAGCTCGACGAGGCCAAGCTCCGTGCGGCACTCACCGAGAATCCGAACGCCGTCTTCGAACTCTTCGCCGCCCAGCCGAGCGCGCGGCTGACGGCCGCGGGGGACATCGTGAGCGTGGTGGGGCGTCCGGAGGGTCTGCCGACGGGCGGGCGCTATGAGATCGAGTCCGATGGTAACGGCAACCTGACCGCTCGCCTCTATGACGCCGCCGGGCAGCTCGTCTCGACCACCACCGGCACGATCACGCCGGGCGGCACGAACACGACGCTGATCCCCGGGCTCACGCTTCGGGCGTCCGACACCCTGACCGGCGCCGGCAGCACGCTCGCCGTGAGCAACACCGAGGGCATCCTGACCGGGATCGATCGGTACCTGCGCGAGGTGCTCAGCGACAACGGTGTGTTCAAGCTCCGGGATACCGGCGCCGACGCGCAACTCAAGCAACTGGATGCCCAGATCCGCCGGCTCGAAGATCGCCTCGACATGCGCGAGGCGAGCCTGATTCGCCAGTTCGCGATGCTGGAGCAGACGCTGGCCCGGATGCAGGCGCAGAGCCAGGCGCTTGCGAGTCAACTGATGGGACTGATGGCCGGCGCGAGTTACCGGTAA
- a CDS encoding flagellar protein FlaG — translation MANRVGPVDAVAESPARDVTSYPYPIRPAQATHGPRSAARQALVPGAPSDIVELSVGGMTLSKLPPTVYLRFLREEGSNRVVVQVVDSATDEVIRQVPPRALHEVLRGLEQISR, via the coding sequence ATGGCGAATCGAGTTGGTCCGGTCGACGCGGTCGCCGAATCCCCCGCACGGGATGTCACGAGCTATCCCTATCCCATCCGTCCGGCCCAGGCGACGCACGGCCCGCGCTCGGCCGCGCGGCAGGCGCTCGTCCCTGGCGCCCCGAGCGACATCGTCGAGCTGAGCGTCGGCGGGATGACGCTGAGCAAGCTGCCGCCGACCGTTTACCTGCGGTTCCTGCGTGAGGAGGGCAGCAACCGCGTCGTGGTACAGGTCGTGGACAGCGCCACCGACGAGGTCATCCGCCAGGTGCCGCCGCGCGCGCTGCACGAGGTGCTGCGGGGGCTGGAGCAAATCAGCAGATAG
- a CDS encoding flagellin, translated as MRINTNTAALNAQRNLGMSALSMNKAIERLSSGLRINRAADDAAGLSISEKMRVEIRGLRQAVRNAQDGISLVQTAEGALNEVHGILQRMNELSLQGANGTLSQDDQVAVEAELKQLVEEIDRIANTTGFNGIKLFNGGATGVTVELQIGSGTSAAEVLSINIQGISTADIGNTGGTVTSLNAAVTALGTAISGGTGVEQAFRDVVDSVVQAVKDVSQIRSSLGAYQNRLEHTINNLNVAVENLSASESRIRDADMAEEVVAMTRAQILQQAGTAVLAQANQAPQMVLSLLR; from the coding sequence ATGCGTATCAATACCAACACCGCCGCATTGAACGCCCAGCGCAACCTGGGGATGTCCGCGCTCAGCATGAACAAGGCGATTGAGCGCCTCTCCAGCGGCCTGCGCATCAACCGCGCGGCCGACGACGCGGCCGGCCTGAGCATCAGCGAGAAGATGCGGGTCGAGATCCGCGGCCTGCGCCAGGCCGTGCGCAACGCGCAGGACGGCATCTCGCTCGTCCAGACCGCTGAGGGTGCGCTCAACGAAGTCCACGGCATCCTTCAGCGCATGAACGAGCTCTCGCTCCAGGGCGCCAACGGCACGCTGTCGCAGGACGACCAGGTGGCCGTCGAGGCAGAGTTGAAGCAGTTGGTGGAGGAGATCGACCGGATCGCCAACACCACCGGATTCAACGGCATCAAGCTCTTCAATGGCGGTGCCACCGGCGTGACCGTGGAACTGCAGATCGGTTCTGGCACCTCGGCCGCGGAGGTCCTGAGCATCAACATCCAGGGGATCAGCACCGCCGACATCGGCAACACCGGGGGCACCGTCACCAGCCTCAATGCCGCGGTGACCGCCCTGGGGACTGCGATCAGTGGCGGCACCGGCGTGGAGCAGGCCTTCCGGGACGTCGTGGACTCGGTCGTGCAGGCGGTCAAGGACGTGTCCCAGATCCGCTCCAGCCTCGGTGCGTACCAGAACCGGTTGGAGCACACCATCAACAACCTGAACGTGGCGGTGGAGAACCTGTCCGCCTCCGAGTCGCGCATCCGCGACGCCGATATGGCGGAGGAGGTCGTGGCGATGACCCGCGCCCAGATCCTCCAGCAGGCGGGCACGGCCGTCCTGGCACAGGCCAACCAGGCGCCGCAGATGGTGCTGTCGCTCCTGCGTTAG
- the csrA gene encoding carbon storage regulator CsrA has translation MLVLARRAGETIVINGEIRVTVLSVEGERARLGIEAPRSIPIVREEIYEAVRAENLQAARTSQHPNILRKLGHTLRQTAATHG, from the coding sequence ATGCTGGTACTCGCAAGGCGCGCCGGCGAGACGATCGTGATCAACGGTGAGATCCGGGTGACGGTGCTTAGTGTCGAGGGCGAGCGTGCCCGCCTCGGCATCGAGGCTCCACGCTCCATCCCCATCGTGCGCGAGGAGATCTACGAAGCCGTGCGCGCCGAGAACCTCCAGGCAGCCCGCACCTCCCAGCATCCCAACATCCTCCGCAAGCTCGGCCACACCCTCCGCCAAACCGCCGCGACGCACGGCTGA
- the fliW gene encoding flagellar assembly protein FliW: MALAHAIDPVADAPVTTTVLFPAGLVGFPRWRRFQVVEDPETPEFALLQCLDEPSVSLLVAAVEPLVPSYLDHLGPGDQAALAALGVGARPDIDLYCTLTVHESSEVTANLAGPLVIDREAGCGTQVVLTDSTWPVRYPLGTVTE; this comes from the coding sequence ATGGCACTTGCCCACGCAATCGACCCGGTCGCGGATGCCCCGGTCACTACCACGGTGCTCTTCCCTGCTGGACTGGTCGGCTTCCCCCGCTGGCGCCGGTTCCAGGTCGTGGAAGACCCGGAGACACCCGAGTTCGCCCTGCTCCAGTGCCTCGACGAGCCGAGCGTTTCGTTACTCGTCGCCGCGGTCGAACCACTCGTCCCCAGCTACCTCGACCATCTCGGCCCTGGCGATCAGGCTGCCCTGGCAGCGCTCGGTGTGGGAGCACGTCCCGACATCGACCTGTACTGCACCCTCACGGTGCACGAGTCCTCGGAGGTCACCGCCAACCTGGCCGGACCACTCGTCATCGACCGGGAAGCCGGCTGTGGCACCCAGGTCGTCCTGACCGACTCGACCTGGCCCGTGCGGTACCCCCTCGGCACGGTCACGGAATAG
- the flgL gene encoding flagellar hook-associated protein FlgL: MRVSTAMMSETILWNITRNAARLDRVADQIGSGRQIRRPSDDPVGTANVLQLDSTRARIQQHLRNIDDARSWIDATDQALSSINAGIQRAREITLAAANGTLAPENRDAIETELQRILELAIGTANTRLNGRYIFSGQKTDTPAFSGPPNAPVYQGDSGPIVRVIDVGVTVTINVTGDTAILPTLNALAQAQAAVAANDPDAMRAAIDALDDAHTALLTAQARAGAIGSQLEEQASRLEALDVSVARLRSQIQDVDLAKAVSDYSTLQTIYQASLAAGSRGILPSLFDYLA; this comes from the coding sequence ATGCGAGTCTCGACAGCGATGATGAGCGAGACCATTCTGTGGAACATCACCCGCAACGCGGCGCGACTGGACCGCGTGGCTGATCAGATCGGCTCCGGGCGGCAGATCCGCCGGCCGTCCGACGACCCGGTCGGTACGGCCAACGTCCTCCAGCTCGACTCGACGCGCGCCCGCATCCAGCAGCACCTGCGCAACATCGACGACGCCCGCTCCTGGATCGATGCGACCGACCAGGCGTTGTCGAGCATCAACGCCGGCATCCAGCGGGCGCGTGAGATCACGCTCGCCGCGGCTAACGGCACACTGGCGCCCGAGAACCGCGATGCAATCGAGACCGAGCTGCAGCGGATCCTGGAATTGGCGATCGGTACCGCCAACACTCGCCTCAACGGCCGCTACATTTTCTCCGGCCAGAAGACCGACACGCCGGCTTTCAGCGGGCCGCCCAACGCCCCTGTCTATCAGGGAGACTCCGGCCCGATCGTGCGGGTAATCGATGTCGGCGTCACCGTGACGATCAACGTGACCGGCGATACCGCTATCCTGCCGACGCTCAATGCCCTGGCACAGGCACAGGCGGCCGTCGCCGCCAACGACCCGGACGCGATGCGCGCCGCTATCGACGCGCTCGACGACGCGCACACAGCGCTTCTCACCGCGCAGGCGCGCGCTGGAGCCATCGGCAGTCAGCTCGAAGAGCAGGCCTCCCGCCTTGAGGCGCTTGACGTGAGCGTAGCGCGCCTGCGCAGTCAGATCCAGGACGTCGACCTGGCGAAAGCGGTGAGCGACTACTCGACGCTGCAGACCATCTACCAGGCGTCGCTCGCCGCAGGTTCCCGCGGCATCCTGCCGAGCCTGTTCGACTACCTGGCATGA
- the flgK gene encoding flagellar hook-associated protein FlgK yields MFPTFGRLETLLRALQTQQRAVDVTNHNIANANTPGFSRQVAALGTTPPYTIPTLSAPRVGQIGTGVTVLSVQRIREGFLDVQYRTQAEQLGMSEAKTAIYRTLDTLLNEPSETGLGAALDKFWAGWEEVANRPEHVPTRQALIEVAQTLAHRFNAMRNQVLQQREEAAHRLALEADRINQIAQQIASLNAQIRGVLAMGQQPNDLMDTRDQLLDQLARSIGTTTTVTPDGAINVYIAGHALVDRDQTDALRVTFDPVTGNAELTWVSDGRSVDVTLGAAAGLIEMHNVALPGILGDLEALRDTLVAEVNARHQAGFGLTDTGPTPPGRDFFEILPNGDLRVLPALTADPSLLAVASAPGVPGNADIALAIAGLAEELTMGSGTATINTFYETFIARVGREAERAEADRVNQESLTRAIDRRRQEVAGVSLDEEAVNLIKYQHAYQAAARAMTVVDEMLDKLINGTGLVGR; encoded by the coding sequence GTGTTCCCAACGTTTGGACGACTGGAAACCTTGCTCCGCGCGCTGCAGACCCAGCAGCGGGCGGTCGACGTCACCAACCACAACATCGCCAACGCCAATACGCCCGGGTTCAGCCGCCAGGTTGCGGCGCTCGGGACCACCCCGCCCTATACCATCCCGACGCTAAGCGCGCCGCGGGTGGGCCAGATCGGAACCGGCGTCACCGTCCTCTCGGTCCAGCGCATCCGCGAAGGGTTCCTCGATGTCCAGTACCGCACCCAGGCCGAGCAGCTCGGCATGAGCGAGGCCAAGACCGCCATCTACCGCACGCTCGATACGCTGCTCAACGAGCCGAGCGAGACGGGCCTCGGCGCGGCACTCGACAAGTTCTGGGCAGGCTGGGAAGAGGTCGCCAACCGGCCAGAGCACGTGCCCACCCGCCAGGCGCTCATCGAGGTGGCGCAGACGCTCGCCCATCGCTTCAACGCCATGCGCAACCAGGTGCTGCAGCAGCGCGAGGAAGCCGCCCACCGGCTGGCGCTTGAGGCCGACAGAATCAACCAGATCGCACAGCAGATCGCCAGCCTGAACGCCCAGATCCGCGGCGTCCTGGCGATGGGCCAGCAGCCCAACGACCTCATGGACACCCGCGACCAGTTGCTCGACCAGCTCGCCCGGAGCATCGGTACGACCACGACCGTCACGCCCGACGGCGCGATCAACGTCTACATCGCCGGTCACGCCCTGGTGGACCGGGATCAGACCGACGCCCTGCGGGTGACCTTCGACCCGGTCACGGGCAACGCGGAGCTGACGTGGGTCAGCGACGGCCGCTCAGTCGACGTCACGCTCGGCGCCGCCGCCGGGCTGATCGAGATGCACAACGTGGCGCTGCCGGGGATCCTCGGCGATCTGGAGGCCCTGCGCGACACGCTGGTGGCCGAGGTGAACGCGCGGCACCAGGCCGGCTTCGGGCTCACCGACACCGGGCCGACGCCGCCTGGACGCGACTTCTTCGAAATCCTGCCGAACGGCGACCTGCGTGTGCTGCCGGCGCTGACCGCCGACCCGTCGCTCCTCGCCGTGGCCTCGGCGCCGGGGGTGCCGGGCAACGCCGACATCGCGCTCGCGATCGCCGGGCTGGCTGAAGAGCTCACCATGGGCAGCGGCACGGCGACCATCAACACCTTCTACGAGACATTCATCGCCCGCGTCGGGAGGGAGGCGGAGCGAGCCGAGGCCGACCGAGTCAATCAGGAGTCGCTGACCCGCGCCATCGACCGGCGCCGGCAGGAGGTCGCCGGGGTGTCGCTCGACGAAGAGGCGGTCAACCTGATCAAGTACCAGCACGCCTATCAAGCGGCGGCTCGGGCGATGACCGTCGTGGATGAGATGCTCGACAAGTTAATCAACGGCACGGGCCTCGTCGGCCGGTAG
- the flgM gene encoding flagellar biosynthesis anti-sigma factor FlgM, whose translation MIDRIGTNKAREAYAARAQEAKATRRTDRDRGVTGTGGSSTGETEAVAVSEGLRQIQRAAEAVRSSPDMRAERVAELRRRIEAGEYHVPAEKVAAKLLGLDDDQA comes from the coding sequence ATGATCGATCGGATCGGGACGAACAAGGCACGCGAAGCCTACGCTGCACGCGCCCAGGAGGCGAAGGCCACCCGACGGACCGACCGCGACCGGGGTGTGACCGGTACAGGCGGCTCGTCCACCGGGGAGACCGAAGCGGTGGCGGTGTCCGAGGGGCTGCGCCAGATCCAGCGGGCGGCCGAGGCGGTCCGTTCCAGCCCCGACATGCGCGCGGAACGCGTGGCGGAGCTGCGCCGGCGCATCGAAGCCGGGGAGTACCACGTGCCGGCCGAGAAGGTCGCGGCCAAGCTGCTCGGGCTCGACGATGACCAGGCCTGA
- a CDS encoding flagellar hook-basal body protein — protein sequence MTSLYATGANGLRVQQARLDAVANNVANLGTTGFKAARVDMVDMPPQPLEVARAGGAADPVTEIGEGVTIGGISRVFEPGTPRPTGNPLDVAILGPNTFFVLTTPDGQTLYTRDGQFRPDSTGQLVTPAGDRLSPPITLPPGASVTEVTPEGRILATLPGEVNPVEVGRITLARFANPQGLAAAGQNRFAATVASGPPQVGTPGADGFPALQSGALEASTVDLAEQMTTLIEAQRAYTVNARALQTLDEMVGLAIQVRS from the coding sequence ATGACCAGTCTCTACGCGACCGGAGCCAACGGGTTGCGCGTCCAGCAGGCGCGGCTCGACGCCGTCGCCAACAACGTGGCCAACCTCGGCACGACCGGCTTCAAAGCGGCGCGGGTGGATATGGTGGACATGCCTCCGCAGCCCCTGGAGGTGGCCCGCGCCGGCGGCGCTGCAGACCCGGTCACCGAGATCGGCGAGGGAGTGACCATCGGCGGGATCAGCCGCGTCTTCGAGCCGGGGACCCCGCGGCCGACCGGCAACCCGCTCGATGTCGCCATCCTTGGACCGAACACCTTCTTCGTCCTGACCACGCCGGACGGCCAGACCCTCTACACGCGGGACGGTCAGTTCCGCCCCGACAGCACCGGCCAGCTCGTGACGCCCGCAGGCGACCGGCTCAGCCCACCCATCACGCTCCCACCCGGCGCCAGCGTGACCGAGGTGACGCCCGAGGGGCGAATCCTCGCCACGCTGCCAGGGGAAGTGAACCCGGTGGAGGTCGGGCGGATCACCCTGGCGCGCTTCGCCAACCCGCAGGGACTGGCGGCGGCGGGACAGAACCGCTTCGCAGCCACGGTCGCCTCCGGCCCGCCGCAGGTCGGAACACCCGGCGCGGATGGCTTCCCTGCGCTCCAGAGCGGCGCCTTGGAGGCGTCGACGGTCGATCTGGCCGAGCAGATGACCACGCTGATCGAGGCCCAACGCGCCTACACCGTCAATGCGCGTGCGCTTCAGACACTCGACGAGATGGTGGGCCTCGCGATCCAGGTGCGCTCGTAA
- the flgF gene encoding flagellar basal-body rod protein FlgF has protein sequence MIRSMYQAAAAMMAEFSRQLTISENLANVSTPGYKARRTTVQDFREMFLSRFAGGSATPIGSISTAVRPEERAIDLSQGALVETGRPLDLAIAGTAFFAVQTPDDVQYTRDGRFQLDADRRLVTGDGFPVLGLNGPITLPEGDIHVTADGTILVNGAPAGQLQLVEFPPDTPIEAVGQNRFAIEGAGQQSETAGVSQGFVEQSNVDLAQSMVEMLEASRSYALAQRMLQVSDATLGTAVNEIGRVVS, from the coding sequence ATGATCCGCTCGATGTATCAGGCGGCTGCGGCGATGATGGCCGAATTCAGTCGCCAGCTCACCATCAGTGAGAACCTTGCCAACGTCAGCACACCCGGCTACAAGGCGCGCCGCACGACCGTCCAGGATTTCCGGGAGATGTTCCTCAGCCGGTTCGCCGGCGGCAGCGCCACCCCGATCGGGTCGATCTCGACCGCCGTGCGACCGGAGGAGCGGGCGATCGACCTCAGCCAGGGCGCGCTCGTTGAGACCGGACGGCCGCTCGACCTCGCCATCGCCGGCACGGCCTTCTTCGCCGTGCAGACGCCGGATGACGTGCAGTACACCCGCGACGGCCGCTTCCAACTCGACGCCGACCGCCGCCTGGTGACCGGCGACGGGTTCCCGGTGCTCGGCCTCAACGGCCCGATCACCCTGCCCGAGGGTGACATCCACGTCACTGCCGACGGGACGATCCTGGTGAACGGGGCACCGGCGGGTCAACTGCAGCTCGTGGAGTTCCCACCTGACACCCCGATAGAAGCCGTCGGTCAGAACCGCTTCGCCATCGAAGGCGCCGGGCAACAGTCGGAGACGGCCGGCGTGAGCCAGGGCTTCGTCGAGCAATCGAACGTCGACCTGGCCCAGTCGATGGTCGAGATGCTGGAGGCGAGCCGCAGCTACGCGCTCGCCCAGCGCATGCTGCAGGTGTCTGACGCGACGTTGGGCACCGCCGTGAACGAGATCGGACGCGTGGTGTCGTAG
- a CDS encoding anti-sigma factor domain-containing protein, which yields MPSGWLRHLPAALLAVALVVAAVPHAAAESFPTRVIVSHVPTMATWGPADANGVVLVNLEEADIRADLVGLPALPSGERYQLWLMNSATGETYPLARFTAVEGSTTYVDQLLPEPIPDRGWDFVMVTVEPEPDPDPGPDARRVLVGSFPGTPAEIQQFPPTLPQTGQASQETGPGMPLALGANAALLVGLVALRRVRRQRRPVPGSTEEI from the coding sequence ATGCCTAGTGGCTGGCTGCGGCACCTGCCCGCCGCACTGCTCGCTGTCGCACTCGTCGTGGCTGCTGTACCGCACGCGGCCGCCGAGTCGTTCCCGACGCGAGTGATCGTCTCCCACGTGCCGACGATGGCGACCTGGGGACCGGCTGACGCCAACGGCGTGGTCCTGGTCAACCTGGAAGAGGCAGACATCCGCGCCGACCTGGTCGGGCTCCCGGCGCTCCCGTCAGGTGAGCGCTACCAACTGTGGCTCATGAATTCGGCCACCGGTGAGACCTACCCCTTGGCACGCTTCACTGCCGTGGAGGGATCAACCACGTACGTCGACCAACTGCTGCCGGAGCCCATCCCCGACCGGGGCTGGGACTTCGTCATGGTCACCGTCGAGCCGGAGCCGGACCCGGACCCCGGGCCGGATGCCCGCCGCGTCTTGGTCGGCAGCTTCCCTGGCACTCCGGCGGAGATCCAACAGTTCCCGCCGACCCTCCCGCAGACCGGGCAGGCATCGCAGGAGACCGGGCCGGGCATGCCCCTCGCTCTTGGGGCGAATGCGGCGCTGCTCGTCGGGCTCGTTGCGCTGCGCCGCGTCCGGCGGCAGCGGCGCCCGGTCCCGGGGAGCACGGAGGAGATATGA